GCTGCTCAACGGTTGGCCGTCTCTGACGGGTGGCGGCGAGGCTGCGGCCAGTGTTGCTGGCGTGGGTGATTTCGCCGCTGCGGCGTCGGCTGCCGGCGTTTTTCCGGTCGATATCGCCAGTGTGGCTCCGTCGATCGCGGCCGACCTGTCCGGCCTAGCCCCGTCGGTCGTGGCGGACCTTGCCAGCCGGCTGCCGGTTGAGTTCGGGACGCTCGCGGCCAACGTCCTGACGTCGCTGTTCTGAGTTCCTACTGCGGCGTGAACCCGCCCAGCGTAGATGAGACCCACGCCAGCGCTGGGCGGGTTGGTCGCCGGATCCTCACCGCCGACGCTGACACGGTCGGCACTGGTACCGGCATGGAGGAGGCACGCGGGGGTACCGCTCTGGCTGCCGAGTGTCGGGAGGTTCTTGATTGGGCGCGGGCGCGTGTCGATGAGTTGGTCGGTGTGGTCGAGGCGAAAGAACAGTTCGCGGTGTGGTGCACCGCGCTTGAGCTCGACCAGTGTCGTGTCGAGTATGGCGGTGTGGTGAGGTCGTGTGCGGAAAACCATATGGTGTTTCTGGGTGCACCGGGCACGGCGAAAACGGCGTTCGCCCGGGTGGTGGGTGAGGTGTTGTTTGGGGTGGGCACGCTCACACGCCCGCAGGTCATCGTGGTCAGCGCAGGTGACATCGTCGGGGGTGACCTTTGGCGCAGCGCGGCCAGGATGAGGGATGTGTGCGAGGATGCGCGCGGTGGGGTGTTGTTGATCGACGAGGCTTATCGGCTGGTGCCCGAAATCGACGGCGGCTCTTGGGGTGTGGAGGCGATCACCACGCTGCGGGCGTGCATGGCGGCATACCGTAACGGGCTTGTGGTCATCCTGGCCGGCTACCCCCGTCCGATGCGCGACTTCTTGGCGGCTCACGCTGGGTTGGCCGCTCGATTTCCCGTCACCGTGACCTTCGCCAGCTATACCCCGCAGGAAGTCGTCGCCCTTGGGCGCCAGCTCGCCGGCAGAGAGCATTTGGTCGTGGAGGACAGTGCGTGGGATCTGCTGGGTGCCGAAGCAATTCGGTTGCGGTCGATCCCGCATGGCCCTGGGACGCTGCTGGATGTGGCCGGCAACGCCCGTTATGTCGGTGAGGTGATCGCGGTGTGTCGGCGTGCGCGGACCCGTCGATTGCGCAGGCTGGCGCCCAGCCCCCGCGATCTCGAGCAACTTGTGTGCACCGATCCGTGCGTGCTTAACGTCAGCGCCGTGGACATGGGACGCGCGATCACCGCAGCGCGCCCTGCCGTAGCACCCTAAATTTGGTGTATCGACATTGATTCTGGAGCACCGAAGTCCCGGGTGCTCTGAATTCGGTGAGGGGCATGTTGATCGCGAACTTCCTTAACTTGGCTCTGAGTTCGGTGGTGGTCGCGAATGCGCGCCGCGAACGGCGATTGGTCTCCTTCGGTTGAAGGGGCCAATCGTTGTCCGCCCGGCATGGGCATTTGCTGGGAGGTGTGGGTTCTCATGGGGGAGAAGGTAACGCTTCGTTGATGGCAGCTGCGTCACCGTGGGGGTGGGGAGAAAGCCGGGGGTGAAAACTTTGTACCGGGGATGTGAATCGGGAGGCGTGTTGGTCGGGGTGGGCCCGGCAGCGGATGGTGAAGCCTGTTGCATCGAAAGCGGCGGGTGTGTACATGGGGTGGAGGCAGAGGCGGGTGGAGGTTTTTATCTGGGGGTTTGCTGGTTGTGTGGGACGGGTAGAGCAAATGTGGGTCAGGGGTTGCTCCCGGGTAGTTGCGTGTTGAACTAAAATTCGGGGGGGGGGTTAACTCCAGGCCTTCTTGAATCTCTTCAAGCATTGGCTCCTTTACTTTATATAGTTTGCGCGACTCAATGTTTGCCGAGCCAACTTGACCGCTCTCACCCCAACTCGGCCGAAACTAAGCTGGTTCTCAGCTACCTTCTGACCATCCGATTTCGACTCACCGCATAAAGGAGATGGTCGTGCAGCTCGCAGCCCGCCCGCACATCACCGCCGCAGCCGCGTTAGCCAGCGCCGCTGCTCCGGCTCCCGATCCGATGGCCTCACACCCATCCGCCCGTCACGGGGCCCACGACTACGCCAGATGAACGTGTCCACCATTTAACTCACGACACGGCCGCCACCATGGTGGGCCTATTCGCCGGGGTGAAAAGCGACTCGCCTTTGTTGGCCAGCGAATCAAACGCGGCCGCGGTGTGGCCAAGGTGCCCTCGAATGTCGTTAGCGCTCAATCCTTTTCAGGTCCGTGTCTCAAAGCATCGTTTTATCGACTATGACAGGAAGGCTCGCAGATGAAACGCAAACAGCACACAACGAGGCGAAATCGCCGTCACGCCAAGGCCCGCCGTGGTGGCCGTGCGGTCGGCCTCAGTACGGCAGCCGGCGCCTTTCTCACCGCCGCGATGAGCCCAATGGCAACCGCGCCTCCCGCCCGCGCCGGCGTGCTCGACGCGATCATCGACCCCATCATCCAGCCCGTAATCTCCGCTGCCAGTCAGGCCGCCCTCGAAGGCATTAATGCGGGCACCGCGGCTCTTGAGGGCGTTACTGCGGGCACGACGGCGGCCATTGATGGCCTTGGTGCCGGCACGGCCGCCTTCGACGGCCTTCACACAGCCGCCCTTGGGGGCATTACTAGCAGCATCAATGCGAGTGCCGCCGCCTTCAATGCCGGCGCGCTAGGCACCACCCTCGACGGCGTGCACGCCAGTGCTGCTGCTGCCCTCAACGTCGGCGGTCTCGGTGCGGCGGTCTCGGCCGCGGCGGAGTCTCCTCGAGCTGCGCTGAACAACCTCATCTACGGAGCCTTCGACACTTTCTACAACACGATTCACACGGCCGGCGAGTCGTGGATCGCCAGCCCGACAGGTGAGCAGATAGACGGAGCGCTCAATGCGCCGTTCGTCGACTTATTCGGACGCGACCTGATCGGCAATGGCGTCAACAACTTCACGGGCCCCAACACCTCGCCGATCGGCCAGTTCGGGTGGAACGGCAGCATGGCCGATGGCGGATTCCTGTTCGGCGATGGCGGGGCCGGCGCGGCGGGCACCGCCGCGCATCCGGCCGGGTTTGCCGGCGGGGCCGCCGGGCTGATCGGCAACGGCGGCGCAGGTGGGGCCGGTCTGGCCGCTACCAGCGGTAACGGCTCTGTCGGAGGTGCCGGCGGCGCAGGCGGCGTCCTGATGGGTAATGGGGGAGCCGGCGGAGCCGGTGGCGCCTCCGGCGGCTCATTCACAGTCGGCGGTTCAGGTGGCGCCGGTGGCATCGGTGGCCTCCTCTTCGGTGACGGGGGCAAAGGTGGTGTCGGAGGTGGCGGCTACTACGCCGGCCGCGGTGGCGCCGGTGGTTTCGGCGGGCTACTGGTCGGTAATGGGGGCAAAGGTGGTCTCGGCGGCAGCGGCTACTACGCCGGCAGCGGTGGCGCCGGAGGTTTCAGCGGGCTGCTAGCCGGCAACGGCGGCAACGGCGGCAACATCGGTGCTGGCGGTGTACCTTTCTTCCCCTCATATCGAGCCGTGGGTGGCGCCGGCGGCGCCGCCGGCCTCCTCGGCCAGATAGGCACGGCCGGCGCCAACAGCTAATACAGCCAGCCCCGTAAGCAATAGCCCCTGCGTGCCTACAACACCCAGACCACAAACAAGCAAAGGAACAAAGCGCATGCAACAACTAACAGCCCTTCGACCCCTCGTCACCGCGGGCGCCGCGGCAGTAGGCGCCAGCCTGATCGCCCTCACACCGGCGATCTCCAACGACCTCGCATCTGACCCCCAGCACAGTGCTGTCAGCATCCAGTACCGCGAGGTGGCGCTGACCGATAATGTGGTGAACCCGATCAGCACGTGGATTGACGCTTTGTCCTCGGCGGCCCTGAATGGGCGGACGCTTTTGCAACAATGGGGCGAGATTCCCTTTGTGGTGCCGCAGCAGATCGCTGCCAACTGGGTGCAGTTCGCGAGTGACTACGTCGGGGCGTACCAAAACGCCGCCACAGCTGCAGTGAATTATTTTACCGGGAATAGTGCCTATGATTTTGTGCCTCTTATGCAGCAGGCGTGGGCTGACATCACATCAGGCAATATTGCGCAGGCATTCGCTTACGGTGGTCCGCTGGGGCTCGCCCTGCTAACAGAGCCGTCTCTCAAGATCCTGCAACCTCTCGAGAGTATTCCGAACATCCTTGCATATGTGACGACGGATTTGGCGAACGCGACCAACTATCTAGTGGGGCCCGGTATTGGGACTTTGTTGGCAGCTGTTGGGGAGAGCGCTGCCCTCAACCTCGGTGGATCGACATTGGCTGGGATTGGGACTGGTCTGCAAGCTGTTTACGATTCAGCGACCGCGGGGGATCCGGTGGAAGCGTTACTGAATCTGGCTAATTTCCCTGGCGTCGTAACAGACGCCTTTCTCAACGGGATTCACGGCGGTTTGCTGCTTCCTCCAAATAACGGCAATGGCGGCCTAGTCTCGACGTTCATCAATGGTTTCCGCACCCTCGCGACCAAAATGGTCGCTCCCAAGGCGCAAAATATCGGCGAAGGCGGCAGTCTCTTGGTCGCTGTCCAGGACTTCGTCAATCAACTGATCAACGGTTGGCCGTCGCTGGCGCCTTTGTTCGATGGTGGTGCAGGTGGTGCCGCCGCGGCATTCGCTCCATCGATCGCGGCTGACATCGGCGGCATAGCTCCATCGGTAGCAGCTGAGATCGGTGGCTTAACTCCGTCGATCACGACCAACATCGCCGGGACGCTGGCGCCCGAGCTTGGGACACTCGCAGTCCACATCCTCACCTCGCTGTTCTGAGTTCCACCGCAGCCAGTGCTGGCCTGATCTGTGTGCGGTTACCGACGCTTTTCCGTCGGCGACGGCCGCCTACGTATTTCACGATGTGCTGGCAGGGGCTCAGACGCCGTGCGCGGGGCGTTGGTAGCCGTTGGGGCAGGCCCAGTTTGCGTTGGATCTGGTGGCGGATGCATCGACCAGCAATGCCGCGGCGGTGTCGACATGGTGGCGGGATCTGGCATTGACGAAAGGCTCTGGTGTCTACGGGAATTGGGTGAGGGTGAGGCTGCTGATGAGATGTTGGGCGGCGTCGATGTCGATGGCCGGTTGATCCTGCAGCAGGCACGCCCGGTTGTTGTGGAGCCGTTGTCGGATCGTCACCGCCGGTGCTGACATGGTCGCTTCTGGTACCGGTATCGGGGAGGCACGCGGGGGTACCGCTCTGGCCACCGAGCGTCAGGAGGTGCTGGAGTGGG
The nucleotide sequence above comes from Mycobacterium malmoense. Encoded proteins:
- a CDS encoding AAA family ATPase, whose translation is MNPPSVDETHASAGRVGRRILTADADTVGTGTGMEEARGGTALAAECREVLDWARARVDELVGVVEAKEQFAVWCTALELDQCRVEYGGVVRSCAENHMVFLGAPGTAKTAFARVVGEVLFGVGTLTRPQVIVVSAGDIVGGDLWRSAARMRDVCEDARGGVLLIDEAYRLVPEIDGGSWGVEAITTLRACMAAYRNGLVVILAGYPRPMRDFLAAHAGLAARFPVTVTFASYTPQEVVALGRQLAGREHLVVEDSAWDLLGAEAIRLRSIPHGPGTLLDVAGNARYVGEVIAVCRRARTRRLRRLAPSPRDLEQLVCTDPCVLNVSAVDMGRAITAARPAVAP